Proteins from one Listeria innocua genomic window:
- a CDS encoding thiamine diphosphokinase → MKIINIMVGGPASEIPDLTQYTNTDISWVGVDRGAKRLLDRGIVPTVAMGDFDSLTKEELAHLKTKVADVHEFPAEKDETDTEIGLSWAMEQKPDKIRIFGATGGRLDHLLANLMMLTKPRFLDAVPVVEMIDRYNYIKMYTPGSYTIEKLPDKKYVAFTTMKDVTGLTLKGFVYPLDNATYPVGSALSSNEFVDQIGAFSFKTGMILLTQSND, encoded by the coding sequence ATGAAAATAATTAATATCATGGTTGGTGGACCTGCGTCAGAAATTCCTGATTTAACACAATATACGAATACAGATATTAGTTGGGTTGGCGTAGACCGCGGGGCTAAACGTTTGTTAGATAGAGGAATTGTTCCGACCGTTGCAATGGGAGATTTTGATTCTTTAACAAAAGAAGAATTAGCTCATTTAAAAACAAAAGTAGCTGATGTACATGAATTTCCTGCCGAAAAGGATGAAACAGATACAGAAATTGGGCTAAGCTGGGCAATGGAACAAAAACCAGATAAGATACGCATTTTTGGAGCAACAGGAGGCCGTTTAGACCACTTACTTGCGAATCTGATGATGCTAACAAAGCCACGATTCTTAGACGCTGTGCCGGTTGTAGAAATGATTGATCGCTATAACTATATCAAAATGTATACACCAGGAAGCTATACAATTGAAAAATTGCCTGATAAAAAATATGTAGCATTCACAACAATGAAAGATGTTACAGGACTTACACTAAAAGGATTCGTTTATCCACTTGATAATGCCACTTACCCAGTAGGTTCGGCACTTTCGAGTAATGAGTTTGTCGATCAAATTGGAGCGTTTTCTTTTAAAACTGGAATGATTTTATTAACACAAAGTAATGATTAA
- the rpe gene encoding ribulose-phosphate 3-epimerase, which translates to MGKIAPSILSADFANLARDIKEVENYGADYIHVDVMDGHFVPNITFGPAVVKAIRPETKLPLDVHLMIENPDTYIPEFAKAGADYITVHVEACTHLHRTLQLIRSYGVKAGAVLNPATPIDVLQHVLNELDMVLFMTVNPGFGGQKFIPEVLEKISAFKKIVDEKGLDIEIEVDGGVDHETAKLCRDAGANVFVAGSYIYGNKNRQTPIDKLRAIVGE; encoded by the coding sequence ATGGGAAAAATAGCTCCTTCGATTTTAAGTGCAGACTTTGCAAATCTTGCAAGAGATATTAAAGAAGTAGAAAATTACGGCGCGGATTATATCCATGTTGATGTAATGGACGGACATTTCGTTCCAAATATCACTTTCGGTCCTGCTGTCGTAAAAGCGATTCGTCCGGAAACAAAACTACCACTTGATGTTCATTTAATGATTGAAAATCCTGATACATACATCCCTGAATTTGCAAAAGCAGGCGCGGATTATATTACCGTTCATGTGGAAGCGTGCACGCATCTTCACCGCACATTACAACTCATCCGTTCGTACGGAGTAAAAGCAGGTGCAGTACTAAATCCAGCAACACCAATTGACGTATTACAACATGTTTTAAATGAACTAGATATGGTTTTATTTATGACAGTAAATCCAGGCTTTGGCGGACAAAAATTTATTCCAGAGGTACTAGAAAAAATTTCTGCCTTCAAAAAAATCGTGGATGAAAAAGGCTTAGACATCGAAATCGAAGTAGATGGCGGCGTGGATCATGAAACAGCGAAATTATGTCGAGATGCCGGCGCAAATGTTTTTGTAGCTGGAAGTTATATTTATGGAAATAAAAATCGTCAAACGCCAATTGACAAATTACGAGCTATTGTAGGCGAATAA
- the rsgA gene encoding ribosome small subunit-dependent GTPase A produces MLEGQIIKALSGFYYVFSEGKIYQCRARGNFRKRNISPLVGDDVEFQVENKTDGYILDVLSRENALVRPPVANIDIAILVFSAVEPDFSTNLADRFLVAIEKEDIQPVICISKMDLATDAEKEQIAVYKEVYETIGYDVFVTNDEPDKEAIKDYISGKTAVIAGQSGVGKSTLLNSLNSDLTLKTAEISNSLGRGKHTTRHVELMPIGDGFVADTPGFSSIEWDDLQPETLQFCFPEMEDRRSGCKFRGCMHDNEPNCAVKTAVEANEIADFRYKHYIQILQELKNRKPRY; encoded by the coding sequence GTGCTGGAAGGACAAATTATCAAAGCGTTGAGCGGATTTTACTATGTATTCTCTGAAGGGAAAATATACCAATGTAGGGCGCGCGGAAATTTTAGAAAACGAAATATTTCCCCGCTAGTTGGTGATGACGTAGAATTTCAAGTAGAAAATAAGACGGATGGTTATATTTTAGATGTGTTATCACGGGAGAATGCGCTAGTTCGCCCTCCCGTGGCAAACATCGATATTGCGATTCTTGTGTTTTCGGCAGTAGAACCAGATTTTTCTACAAACCTGGCAGATCGTTTCTTAGTCGCAATCGAAAAAGAAGACATCCAACCTGTTATTTGTATTAGTAAAATGGATTTAGCAACAGATGCGGAAAAAGAACAAATTGCGGTTTATAAAGAGGTATATGAAACAATTGGCTACGACGTTTTTGTAACTAATGATGAACCAGATAAAGAAGCAATTAAAGACTACATTAGCGGAAAAACAGCAGTTATTGCCGGGCAATCGGGTGTAGGTAAGTCCACTTTATTAAATAGTTTAAATAGCGATTTAACCTTAAAAACGGCCGAAATATCGAACTCACTTGGACGTGGTAAACATACGACTAGACACGTAGAACTAATGCCAATTGGTGATGGCTTTGTAGCAGATACGCCTGGCTTTAGCTCGATTGAGTGGGATGATTTACAACCAGAAACATTACAATTTTGTTTTCCAGAAATGGAAGATCGTCGTAGTGGCTGTAAATTCCGAGGTTGCATGCATGACAATGAGCCGAATTGCGCTGTAAAAACAGCTGTTGAAGCAAATGAAATAGCCGATTTTCGCTACAAACACTACATCCAAATTTTACAAGAATTAAAAAACAGAAAGCCGAGGTATTAA
- the pknB gene encoding Stk1 family PASTA domain-containing Ser/Thr kinase: MMIGKRLNDRYKILHAIGGGGMANVYLAHDIILDRDVAVKILRIDLADESNLIRRFQREAQSATSLVHPNIVSVYDVGEENDLHYIVMEHVDGMDLKQYIQENHPISYDKAVDIMLQIVSAVAIAHQHHIIHRDLKPQNILIDHDGVVKITDFGIAMALSETSITQTNSLLGSVHYLSPEQARGGMATQKSDIYSLGIVLYELLTGKVPFDGESAVSIAIKHLQAEIPSARAQNPEIPQSLENIIIKATAKDPFLRYQNAEEMEKDLQTCLNKDRLNEPKYVFPTNDDDGDTKTIPIIATKEAMQNLDKTIVPEGKVAAEEVAVDDKKGKKKKKMSKKKKIILIVSSVIVLFIIGILLLWLLGKSPDEVAVPDVSGKTEDQAIALLQKDGFVIGKTAEKNSDDVEEGKVINTDPSAGEMKEKGTKINLFVSIGSKKITMEDYTGRSYSETKTLLEQQGFNNISAEEAYSSEVGKGMIISQTPTQGTEVVAKSTDVKFVVSKGAEPITLKDLRGYTKTAVEDYASPLGLKVSSKEENSNSVEKGQVISQSPSAGTAINAGDTIEIVISAGPKEKQVKEVTKTFNIPYTPSDEENPQPQKVQIYIQDKDHSMTSAYREMNITQNTSVEVTFQIEEGSSAGYKIISDDKVIDEGTVPYPN; this comes from the coding sequence ATGATGATTGGTAAGCGACTAAATGATCGATACAAAATTTTACATGCGATAGGCGGGGGTGGAATGGCCAATGTCTATCTTGCGCATGATATAATTCTTGACCGCGATGTAGCTGTAAAAATTTTACGGATTGATTTAGCGGATGAAAGCAACCTTATTCGCAGGTTTCAACGTGAAGCCCAATCAGCAACTAGCTTAGTGCATCCTAACATTGTTAGTGTGTACGATGTTGGCGAAGAAAATGATTTACACTATATAGTGATGGAACATGTGGATGGGATGGATTTAAAACAGTATATCCAAGAAAATCACCCAATTAGCTATGATAAAGCTGTAGACATCATGCTTCAAATCGTTTCAGCAGTAGCTATCGCACATCAACATCACATTATTCATCGCGATTTAAAACCACAAAATATTTTAATTGATCATGATGGAGTCGTAAAAATTACTGATTTTGGGATTGCGATGGCACTTTCTGAAACATCCATCACCCAAACGAATTCCTTACTTGGCTCTGTCCATTACTTATCACCAGAACAGGCTCGCGGTGGGATGGCAACTCAAAAGTCAGACATCTATTCGCTCGGAATTGTTTTATATGAACTCCTAACTGGGAAGGTACCTTTTGACGGAGAATCGGCTGTTTCAATCGCTATCAAACATTTACAAGCAGAAATTCCGTCTGCAAGAGCCCAAAACCCAGAAATTCCTCAAAGCTTAGAAAACATTATTATTAAAGCAACAGCAAAAGATCCATTTTTACGTTATCAAAACGCAGAAGAAATGGAAAAAGATTTGCAAACCTGCTTAAATAAAGATCGTCTAAATGAACCTAAATACGTTTTTCCAACCAATGATGATGATGGCGACACAAAAACAATTCCAATCATCGCCACAAAAGAAGCGATGCAAAATCTAGATAAAACCATCGTTCCAGAAGGTAAAGTAGCTGCAGAAGAAGTAGCTGTAGACGATAAAAAAGGTAAAAAGAAGAAAAAAATGAGCAAGAAAAAGAAGATTATTTTAATCGTGTCTTCCGTAATCGTTCTTTTCATTATTGGTATTTTACTGTTATGGCTTTTAGGTAAAAGTCCTGATGAAGTCGCTGTACCTGATGTTTCTGGTAAAACAGAAGACCAAGCAATTGCCTTACTGCAAAAAGATGGCTTTGTTATTGGTAAAACAGCAGAAAAAAATAGCGATGACGTAGAAGAAGGCAAAGTTATTAATACGGACCCATCAGCGGGTGAAATGAAAGAAAAAGGCACGAAAATCAATTTATTTGTAAGTATAGGTTCTAAGAAAATTACGATGGAAGACTATACTGGTAGAAGCTACTCTGAGACTAAAACTTTGCTAGAGCAGCAAGGTTTCAACAATATTTCTGCAGAAGAAGCATATAGTTCTGAAGTTGGTAAAGGAATGATTATTAGCCAAACACCAACTCAAGGAACGGAAGTGGTTGCTAAGTCGACAGATGTAAAATTTGTCGTAAGTAAAGGCGCAGAACCGATTACACTTAAAGACCTTCGTGGCTATACAAAAACAGCTGTAGAAGATTATGCTTCACCACTTGGACTCAAAGTTTCGAGTAAAGAAGAAAACTCCAACTCAGTAGAAAAAGGGCAAGTAATTTCGCAATCCCCATCAGCTGGAACGGCAATAAATGCAGGCGATACTATTGAAATCGTTATTTCTGCTGGACCAAAAGAAAAACAAGTTAAAGAAGTTACAAAAACATTTAACATCCCTTATACACCAAGCGATGAAGAAAATCCACAACCACAGAAAGTCCAAATTTACATTCAAGACAAAGATCATAGTATGACAAGCGCATACCGAGAAATGAATATTACCCAAAATACCTCGGTAGAAGTGACTTTCCAAATTGAAGAAGGTTCTAGCGCAGGCTACAAAATCATCAGTGACGATAAAGTAATCGATGAAGGTACAGTCCCTTATCCAAATTAA
- a CDS encoding Stp1/IreP family PP2C-type Ser/Thr phosphatase — protein MHAEFRTDRGRIRHHNEDNGGVFENKDKQPIVIVADGMGGHRAGDVASEMAVRLLSDAWKETTALLTAEEIETWLQKTIQEVNKEIVLYAESEMDLNGMGTTLVAAIMAQSQVVIANVGDSRGYLLQNDVMRQLTEDHSLVHELLRTGEISKEDAMNHPRKNILLRALGVEGKVEVDTFVVPFQTSDTLLLCSDGLTNMVPEAEMEEILKSKRTLSEKADVFITKANSYGGEDNITVLLVERNLMQKGRDAS, from the coding sequence ATGCATGCAGAATTTAGAACAGACAGAGGCAGAATAAGACATCATAATGAAGACAATGGCGGCGTATTTGAAAACAAAGATAAGCAGCCGATTGTCATTGTTGCAGACGGTATGGGGGGGCACCGCGCAGGAGATGTTGCGAGCGAAATGGCAGTTCGTCTACTTAGCGACGCGTGGAAAGAAACGACCGCTCTTTTAACCGCAGAAGAAATTGAAACATGGCTTCAAAAAACAATCCAAGAAGTCAATAAAGAAATTGTACTTTACGCGGAAAGTGAAATGGATCTAAATGGTATGGGGACAACCCTTGTTGCAGCAATTATGGCTCAGTCACAAGTAGTTATCGCCAATGTAGGGGATAGCCGAGGTTATTTACTTCAAAATGATGTAATGCGTCAATTAACAGAAGATCACTCGCTTGTACACGAACTTCTAAGAACCGGCGAAATCAGCAAAGAAGATGCGATGAATCATCCGCGGAAAAACATTCTTTTACGAGCACTAGGCGTAGAAGGAAAAGTAGAAGTAGACACATTTGTAGTACCATTTCAAACGAGCGATACATTATTACTTTGTTCCGATGGTTTGACTAATATGGTCCCAGAAGCTGAAATGGAAGAAATTTTAAAAAGTAAACGAACTCTTTCTGAAAAAGCCGATGTATTTATTACAAAAGCGAATTCTTACGGGGGAGAAGATAATATCACTGTGTTGTTAGTAGAAAGAAATCTTATGCAGAAAGGGAGGGATGCTTCATGA
- the rsmB gene encoding 16S rRNA (cytosine(967)-C(5))-methyltransferase RsmB, which yields MKKQKTVRAIALELIIKIENNQSYSHLLINDALKKQKLNPLDKGLLTELVYGTTQRKITLDYYLAPFLNKEPDNWVKNLLRMSVYQLTFLDKVPEHAILNEAGDIAKDLGHQGVTKFVNGVLRNVIRKGVPSIDLIKDPVQKIAVETSLPEWLARRWADQYGLEKLREIGLAFLVAPHQSIRVNQTEIRAEQLIKELNDQGITVTRNEFIDEALLVEKGSVAETKAYKDGKCSIQDESSMLVAYALQLEDNLTVLDACAAPGGKTTHIAEKMHGTGMVHALDIHEKKTKLIDQAAKRLQLLNIRTAHLDARTASTMFEPETFDRILVDAPCSGFGVLRRKPDIKYAKTEKDIHKLAEIQLAILDDVSQLVKENGILVYSTCTIDKEENETVLRAFLEKHPEFALEPVVLPEKLAQIKKDDFVQLLPTDIGSDGFFVSSLRKVSPEK from the coding sequence ATGAAAAAACAAAAAACAGTTCGTGCAATTGCATTAGAACTCATCATTAAAATCGAAAACAATCAATCATACAGCCATCTATTAATTAACGACGCGCTAAAAAAACAGAAGTTAAACCCGCTTGATAAAGGACTTTTAACAGAATTAGTATACGGAACCACACAGCGCAAAATCACACTTGATTATTACTTAGCGCCGTTTCTAAACAAAGAACCAGATAACTGGGTGAAAAATCTATTAAGAATGTCCGTTTACCAACTAACCTTTTTAGATAAAGTTCCAGAACACGCGATTTTAAATGAAGCAGGCGATATTGCTAAAGACCTTGGACATCAAGGCGTGACGAAATTTGTCAATGGGGTATTACGAAATGTTATCCGTAAAGGCGTACCAAGTATTGATTTAATTAAAGACCCAGTACAAAAAATCGCTGTCGAAACAAGCTTGCCGGAATGGTTAGCGAGAAGATGGGCTGATCAATATGGTCTCGAAAAACTACGTGAAATTGGTCTGGCATTCTTAGTAGCCCCGCATCAAAGTATACGCGTGAACCAAACGGAAATTCGCGCCGAGCAGCTAATCAAAGAATTAAATGACCAAGGTATCACTGTTACTCGCAACGAATTTATCGATGAAGCTTTACTCGTTGAAAAAGGGTCTGTAGCTGAAACAAAAGCTTATAAAGACGGCAAATGTAGCATTCAAGACGAAAGTTCGATGCTCGTAGCTTATGCGCTTCAACTAGAAGACAATTTAACCGTACTAGATGCTTGTGCAGCGCCAGGCGGAAAAACAACCCATATAGCTGAAAAAATGCATGGCACTGGAATGGTTCATGCACTTGATATTCATGAAAAGAAAACCAAACTCATTGATCAAGCCGCCAAAAGATTACAACTTTTAAATATTCGTACAGCTCATTTAGATGCGAGAACCGCAAGCACGATGTTTGAACCAGAAACGTTTGACCGTATTTTAGTTGATGCGCCGTGTTCAGGATTTGGTGTTCTTCGTAGAAAACCAGATATTAAATACGCAAAAACAGAAAAAGATATTCATAAATTAGCAGAAATTCAACTAGCAATTTTAGATGATGTTAGCCAATTAGTAAAAGAAAATGGTATATTAGTTTATAGTACTTGTACCATTGACAAGGAAGAAAACGAAACAGTCTTGCGCGCATTCCTAGAAAAACATCCAGAATTTGCACTAGAACCTGTAGTACTTCCTGAAAAATTGGCACAAATTAAGAAGGACGATTTTGTACAACTTTTACCAACAGATATCGGAAGCGATGGATTCTTTGTTTCCAGCTTAAGAAAAGTGAGTCCTGAAAAATAG
- the fmt gene encoding methionyl-tRNA formyltransferase, translating to MTKIIFMGTPAFSVPVLEQLARAYDVIAVVTQPDRPVGRKRILTPPPVKKAALELGIPVYQPEKLRTSSELEELISLEADLLVTAAYGQILPNNLLESPKHGAINVHASLLPEYRGGAPVHYALLDGKTETGVTIMYMVEKLDAGDMISQRKIPITEEDNTGTMFDKLSKLGAELLMDTLPDFLAGKITAVAQNPEKVTFARNISREQEKINWTKPGRTIFNQIRGLSPWPVAYTTLEEKPFKIWEATFEDTKTSGEPGTILTDKSTLKIVAGDGTLIVPTVIQPAGKPKMDIHSFMSGAGRNLSKTTRFGE from the coding sequence ATGACAAAAATTATTTTTATGGGAACACCTGCATTCTCTGTCCCAGTTTTAGAACAATTAGCTAGAGCATATGATGTGATTGCAGTTGTCACACAGCCAGACCGACCAGTTGGACGCAAACGAATTTTAACCCCGCCGCCTGTAAAAAAAGCCGCTTTGGAATTAGGGATTCCAGTTTATCAACCAGAAAAATTACGCACATCTAGCGAGCTAGAAGAACTTATTTCATTAGAAGCAGATTTACTAGTAACAGCCGCATACGGTCAAATTCTACCCAATAACCTGCTTGAATCACCTAAGCATGGCGCGATTAATGTCCACGCATCACTTTTACCAGAATATCGTGGCGGGGCTCCGGTCCATTATGCACTGCTTGACGGAAAAACAGAAACCGGCGTGACGATTATGTATATGGTTGAAAAATTGGATGCGGGTGATATGATAAGTCAGCGCAAAATTCCTATTACAGAGGAAGATAACACTGGTACTATGTTTGATAAATTAAGCAAGCTTGGTGCAGAATTATTAATGGATACATTACCTGACTTTTTAGCGGGAAAAATTACCGCTGTAGCACAAAATCCAGAAAAAGTAACTTTCGCGCGAAATATTTCTAGAGAGCAAGAGAAAATAAATTGGACAAAACCAGGACGGACGATTTTTAACCAAATTCGTGGACTTTCGCCTTGGCCAGTTGCTTATACGACACTTGAAGAAAAACCTTTTAAAATTTGGGAAGCAACGTTTGAAGATACAAAAACAAGCGGCGAACCGGGCACGATTTTAACAGATAAATCAACGCTCAAAATCGTAGCAGGTGACGGCACACTTATTGTCCCAACAGTAATCCAACCAGCTGGAAAACCGAAAATGGATATCCATTCATTCATGTCTGGTGCTGGCAGAAATCTAAGCAAGACGACAAGGTTTGGTGAATAA
- the priA gene encoding primosomal protein N': MINIAKVIVDVPAMQVDRPFDYFIPEDLEDLIRPGMRVSVPFGNRKIQGFVISLGETEENPKLKGIEAVMDLAPVLNEELMELGDWLAEDTLSFRVSAYQAMLPAALRAKYEKYFLRLDEENEALERLFEGYETLDWKVAESRGLLKEIGRWVREGSVEVVYQVKNKITSKKVRVVSCLKAPHQLAEIIEDMPKNAKAQSRVLAFFQAFEGTEIAAAELKKQAETTDATIKKLVDLNILTIQEKIISRDPYENHQFEKSESLQLLPDQALACEKIIAATEQETFLIHGVTGSGKTEIYLQTIEAKLKEGKEAIVLVPEISLTPQMVERFKSRFGSEVAVLHSALSSGEKYDEWRKIERKEARVVVGARSAVFAPFENLGIIIIDEEHEASYKQEDNPRYHARDVAIWRAEKYQCPVVLGSATPSLESFARAKKGVYTLIELPSRVNDRAMPEVRVVDMREELRKENRTEFSTELLEKIKDRIAKKEQTVLMLNRRGYSSFVMCRDCGYVVECPNCDISLTYHQSSNQMKCHYCGHEERVPKHCPSCEGEHIRYFGTGTQKVEESLTKLIPEARVIRMDVDTTRTKGAHEKLLKSFRNHEADILLGTQMIAKGLDFPDITLVGVLNADTMLHLPDFRASERTFQLLTQVSGRAGRHERTGEVVVQSYNPEHYSIEFAKQHDFIGFYNHEMKLRKMGSYPPFYYLTMINVSDENEMKAIRTIQEMAQFLRGKLGPDAVILGPVPSTITRIKNKYRYQCIIKYKIEPNLKIELKTLITHYQKDQQKGLTITIDVQPYVLM, from the coding sequence ATGATTAATATAGCAAAAGTTATTGTGGACGTTCCAGCCATGCAAGTGGATCGTCCATTTGATTACTTTATTCCAGAAGATTTAGAAGATCTTATTCGTCCTGGTATGCGAGTGAGTGTCCCATTTGGAAATCGTAAAATACAAGGCTTTGTCATTTCTCTTGGCGAAACAGAAGAAAATCCGAAATTAAAAGGTATTGAGGCAGTCATGGATTTAGCGCCTGTATTAAACGAGGAATTGATGGAACTAGGAGATTGGTTAGCGGAGGATACCCTTAGTTTTCGCGTTTCTGCTTATCAAGCCATGTTACCAGCTGCACTACGGGCGAAGTATGAAAAATATTTTTTGCGTTTAGATGAAGAAAATGAAGCGCTAGAACGATTATTCGAAGGTTATGAAACACTTGATTGGAAAGTAGCAGAGTCGCGCGGCTTACTCAAAGAAATTGGCAGATGGGTAAGAGAAGGTAGCGTGGAAGTTGTCTACCAAGTGAAAAATAAAATTACAAGCAAAAAAGTTCGTGTCGTTAGCTGTTTAAAGGCACCGCACCAATTAGCTGAAATAATAGAAGATATGCCTAAAAACGCCAAAGCACAATCACGTGTATTAGCATTTTTTCAAGCATTTGAAGGAACCGAAATTGCCGCTGCAGAACTAAAAAAACAAGCAGAAACAACCGATGCAACAATAAAAAAATTAGTAGATTTAAATATACTCACTATCCAAGAAAAAATCATTTCACGCGACCCTTACGAAAATCACCAATTTGAAAAAAGTGAGTCGCTCCAGTTGCTACCAGATCAAGCGTTAGCCTGTGAGAAAATCATTGCAGCAACCGAGCAAGAAACCTTCTTAATACACGGCGTCACCGGAAGCGGAAAAACCGAAATCTATTTACAAACAATTGAAGCAAAACTAAAAGAAGGTAAAGAAGCTATCGTTTTAGTGCCAGAAATTTCCCTTACACCGCAAATGGTAGAACGTTTTAAAAGTCGCTTTGGTAGTGAAGTTGCAGTACTCCACAGTGCCCTTTCTTCCGGAGAAAAATACGATGAATGGCGTAAAATCGAACGGAAAGAAGCACGTGTTGTCGTTGGCGCTCGTTCCGCTGTGTTTGCACCATTTGAAAATTTAGGAATAATTATTATTGATGAAGAGCACGAAGCAAGTTATAAACAAGAAGATAATCCGCGCTATCATGCAAGAGACGTAGCGATTTGGCGCGCAGAAAAGTACCAATGTCCAGTCGTTCTTGGGAGTGCCACACCATCTCTTGAATCTTTTGCTAGAGCGAAAAAGGGCGTTTATACATTGATTGAACTCCCTAGCCGAGTGAATGATCGTGCAATGCCGGAAGTTCGGGTTGTGGATATGCGCGAAGAATTGCGTAAAGAAAACCGCACTGAATTTTCGACTGAATTGTTAGAGAAAATTAAAGACCGAATTGCCAAAAAAGAACAAACCGTTTTAATGCTAAATCGTCGTGGTTACTCTTCTTTTGTAATGTGTCGTGATTGTGGTTATGTTGTCGAATGTCCTAACTGTGATATTTCACTCACTTATCACCAGTCTAGCAACCAAATGAAATGTCACTACTGTGGTCATGAAGAACGTGTCCCTAAGCATTGTCCTAGCTGTGAAGGCGAACATATCCGTTATTTTGGAACAGGTACTCAAAAAGTAGAAGAAAGCCTAACGAAGCTGATTCCAGAAGCTCGTGTGATCCGAATGGATGTAGATACAACAAGAACAAAAGGCGCCCATGAAAAATTACTCAAAAGCTTTCGTAACCATGAAGCGGATATTTTACTAGGAACACAAATGATTGCTAAGGGGCTAGATTTTCCTGATATTACGTTAGTTGGCGTATTAAATGCGGACACCATGCTTCATTTGCCAGATTTTCGTGCCTCAGAACGAACTTTTCAATTGCTCACCCAAGTAAGTGGCCGGGCAGGGCGCCATGAGCGAACTGGCGAAGTAGTTGTCCAAAGCTATAACCCAGAGCATTACAGCATTGAATTTGCCAAACAACATGACTTTATCGGCTTTTATAACCACGAGATGAAGCTCAGGAAAATGGGTTCTTATCCACCATTTTATTACTTAACGATGATTAATGTCAGCGATGAAAATGAAATGAAAGCCATTCGAACAATTCAAGAAATGGCGCAGTTTTTACGAGGAAAGTTAGGTCCTGATGCCGTTATTCTTGGCCCAGTACCAAGCACTATTACCCGAATTAAAAACAAATATCGTTACCAATGTATTATTAAATATAAAATTGAACCCAACTTAAAAATAGAACTCAAAACACTCATCACCCATTACCAAAAAGACCAACAAAAAGGCTTAACGATAACGATTGACGTACAACCATACGTATTAATGTAA
- the coaBC gene encoding bifunctional phosphopantothenoylcysteine decarboxylase/phosphopantothenate--cysteine ligase CoaBC has translation MQGKNILLAVSGGIAVYKAVALTSKLTQAGANVKVMMTEHAQEFVPPLSFQVLSKNDVYTDTFDEKKSSVVAHIDLADWADLVIVAPATANLIGKMANGIADDMVTTTILATEAPVWVAPAMNVHMIQHPAVIRNINRLYADGVRFIEPEEGYLACGYVGRGRLEEPEKIVLRIAEFFQEDKDLLQGKKVLVTAGATREKLDPVRYFTNHSTGKMGFSIAESAARHGANVTLITTSKTLPVPPGVEAVYVESADEMYQAVLERKAEQHIFVMTAAVADYTPANVSEQKIKKQPGDFTIEMKRTKDILLEIGQNKTADQVVIGFAAETENLETNALKKLTSKNADMIVANNISEAGAGFSGDTNIVTFYRKDGSNEALPLLDKKEVAEHIIEEAANFLRK, from the coding sequence ATGCAAGGAAAAAATATTTTACTCGCAGTGTCAGGTGGCATTGCTGTCTATAAAGCAGTCGCACTTACAAGTAAATTAACGCAAGCAGGTGCAAACGTTAAAGTCATGATGACCGAGCACGCACAAGAATTTGTTCCACCGCTTTCGTTTCAAGTATTATCCAAAAATGATGTATATACCGACACCTTTGACGAAAAAAAATCTAGTGTGGTTGCACATATTGATTTAGCTGACTGGGCTGATTTAGTAATTGTCGCACCAGCAACAGCAAATCTGATTGGTAAAATGGCAAATGGTATTGCTGATGATATGGTAACAACAACTATTCTTGCTACAGAAGCGCCGGTTTGGGTTGCACCAGCAATGAACGTCCATATGATTCAACATCCAGCAGTTATTCGAAACATTAACAGACTATATGCAGATGGCGTCCGTTTTATTGAACCAGAAGAAGGTTACTTGGCATGTGGCTATGTTGGCCGAGGTCGCCTCGAAGAACCCGAAAAAATCGTTCTCCGTATTGCGGAATTTTTTCAAGAAGATAAAGACCTACTTCAAGGCAAAAAAGTACTCGTAACAGCTGGCGCGACTCGCGAAAAATTAGATCCAGTACGATACTTTACAAATCATTCTACAGGGAAAATGGGCTTTAGTATAGCTGAGTCAGCAGCACGTCACGGTGCAAATGTAACGCTTATTACGACAAGCAAAACACTACCCGTACCGCCAGGCGTAGAAGCGGTATATGTTGAATCGGCGGATGAGATGTATCAAGCTGTTTTAGAACGTAAAGCCGAACAGCATATTTTCGTGATGACAGCAGCCGTAGCAGATTACACGCCAGCAAATGTTTCAGAGCAAAAAATCAAAAAACAACCAGGCGATTTTACAATTGAAATGAAACGAACAAAAGACATTTTACTTGAAATCGGCCAAAATAAAACAGCTGACCAAGTAGTAATTGGCTTTGCTGCTGAAACAGAAAACCTAGAAACAAATGCACTTAAAAAACTCACGTCCAAAAATGCCGATATGATTGTCGCAAATAATATTAGCGAGGCAGGCGCAGGTTTTTCAGGAGATACCAATATTGTCACTTTTTACCGAAAAGATGGATCGAATGAGGCATTACCGTTACTAGACAAAAAAGAAGTTGCAGAACATATCATCGAAGAAGCCGCTAACTTTTTAAGGAAGTGA